The following proteins are co-located in the uncultured Draconibacterium sp. genome:
- a CDS encoding sugar porter family MFS transporter has product MKQQNVFLVAIIIALGGFLFGYDIAMMSGTTSQLETIYNLNSFWLGFTTAIAIIGTIIGTIVVGKPAEKFGRKKSLILLSALFAISTLGSAFAVNWAMLLFFRFVTGILLGCISVVTPLFIAEISPAKKRGQLVLLNQFFVVSAIFLAFAVNYLLSNIVETGSWRWMIGVEAIPAATFFFLLSIVPESPRWLVNHGRIDEALAIFQRLKAENPKEEVRIVKESVEQEEALGHGKLFAKENRFPIIISILIAAFNQLAGINAIMIYAPRVFEMAGFGTNASLLQSISVGATNLIFTFVALFLIDKYGRRTLLMAGSFGMVFFLGMLSKSFYTNNYSDFGGYGVMIYLMGFIAFFAFSQGAVLWVVISEIFPNKVRSQGQALGSFTHWIFAAALIWGFPVLNSTVGGGISFGFFAVMMVLHFFFAWKILPETKGKSLEEIQQEMKKRSN; this is encoded by the coding sequence ATGAAACAGCAAAATGTATTTCTTGTAGCAATTATTATTGCCCTTGGTGGATTTCTGTTTGGTTACGATATCGCTATGATGTCGGGTACCACTTCTCAATTGGAAACGATATATAATTTAAATAGTTTTTGGTTAGGATTTACAACAGCCATTGCAATAATCGGAACAATAATCGGAACCATTGTTGTAGGCAAACCAGCAGAGAAATTTGGTAGGAAAAAATCATTGATTCTTTTATCTGCTTTATTTGCCATATCTACATTAGGAAGTGCTTTTGCCGTAAACTGGGCAATGTTGCTGTTTTTTCGATTTGTTACCGGTATTTTACTTGGTTGTATTTCTGTAGTTACGCCTTTGTTTATTGCCGAGATTTCTCCGGCTAAAAAACGGGGACAACTGGTTTTGTTGAATCAGTTTTTTGTAGTAAGTGCTATTTTCCTTGCATTTGCTGTAAATTATCTTTTATCCAATATAGTTGAAACCGGTTCGTGGCGCTGGATGATTGGTGTGGAAGCCATTCCGGCCGCTACTTTCTTTTTTTTGCTCAGTATTGTTCCCGAAAGTCCACGCTGGCTGGTTAACCACGGACGAATTGATGAAGCACTTGCCATTTTTCAGCGACTAAAAGCTGAAAATCCCAAAGAAGAAGTTCGTATAGTAAAGGAATCGGTTGAACAGGAAGAAGCTTTGGGGCACGGTAAGTTGTTTGCAAAAGAAAACCGTTTCCCGATAATAATTTCCATTTTGATTGCTGCCTTTAACCAGCTGGCAGGAATTAATGCCATAATGATTTATGCGCCAAGGGTATTCGAAATGGCAGGTTTTGGCACCAACGCATCTTTGCTTCAATCCATATCAGTAGGTGCTACCAATTTGATTTTCACTTTTGTTGCACTTTTCCTGATTGATAAATACGGACGCAGAACACTGCTTATGGCCGGTTCGTTTGGAATGGTTTTTTTTCTGGGAATGCTTTCAAAGTCATTCTATACCAATAACTACTCCGATTTTGGCGGTTATGGTGTTATGATTTACCTGATGGGTTTCATCGCCTTTTTCGCTTTTTCGCAGGGCGCCGTGCTCTGGGTGGTTATTTCCGAAATTTTTCCAAATAAAGTACGCTCTCAAGGACAAGCTCTTGGAAGCTTCACTCACTGGATTTTTGCAGCTGCATTAATATGGGGTTTCCCGGTATTAAACAGCACCGTTGGCGGAGGAATATCCTTCGGCTTTTTCGCAGTAATGATGGTACTGCACTTCTTTTTTGCATGGAAAATACTTCCTGAAACAAAAGGCAAGTCCTTAGAAGAAATTCAACAGGAAATGAAAAAACGATCCAACTAA
- a CDS encoding carbohydrate kinase, with amino-acid sequence MKIKNKEILCVGEVLWDRLPSGAKPGGAPMNVALHLNAIGLDVAIASSIGNDEAGCELKMFLEDSGLSTDYIQTDEALATSEVLVHLDENNNATYEICEPVAWDCIRLTESLMQKAKRSGLMIYGSLASRNPMTRETLLSLLDYDGIKLIDVNFRKPYDSQTVVEKLLEKADIAKLNDDELLVFAQWHNKMNCDEKSLIKWFVSKYNLKMVCVTKGEKGALLYCNGEFYEHYGFKVIAVDTVGAGDAFLAGLIAGLLHEKKPTDALAFACATGAFVASKEGATPKYEMNEINSILNIN; translated from the coding sequence ATGAAAATAAAAAACAAAGAAATATTATGTGTTGGAGAGGTTCTTTGGGATCGATTGCCGTCAGGGGCAAAACCCGGAGGCGCGCCAATGAATGTGGCACTGCACCTGAATGCAATTGGGCTTGATGTTGCCATTGCCAGCAGCATTGGAAACGATGAAGCAGGTTGCGAACTAAAAATGTTTTTGGAAGATTCAGGCCTGAGTACCGATTACATTCAAACGGATGAGGCTTTAGCTACCAGCGAAGTATTGGTTCATTTGGATGAAAACAACAATGCAACATACGAAATATGCGAACCGGTAGCCTGGGATTGTATTCGTTTAACGGAATCGCTGATGCAGAAAGCCAAACGTTCCGGGTTAATGATTTATGGATCTCTGGCATCGCGCAACCCAATGACACGGGAAACACTATTGAGTTTGTTGGATTACGATGGCATTAAATTGATAGATGTAAATTTCCGTAAACCATACGATTCGCAGACAGTGGTTGAAAAACTACTGGAGAAAGCAGATATCGCAAAATTAAACGACGACGAGTTGCTGGTATTTGCGCAATGGCACAATAAAATGAATTGCGACGAAAAGAGCCTCATAAAGTGGTTTGTTTCGAAGTACAATTTAAAAATGGTTTGTGTAACAAAAGGCGAGAAAGGTGCCTTGTTGTATTGCAATGGCGAATTCTACGAACACTACGGATTTAAAGTAATTGCAGTAGATACAGTTGGAGCCGGCGATGCTTTTCTGGCCGGCCTGATTGCAGGTCTGCTTCACGAAAAAAAACCTACCGACGCTTTGGCATTTGCCTGTGCTACAGGAGCATTTGTGGCATCGAAAGAAGGAGCTACTCCAAAGTATGAAATGAATGAGATCAATTCGATTCTTAATATTAATTAA
- a CDS encoding TonB-dependent receptor has protein sequence MMKNEKLKRIASGIIIILLCVFSTSTFAQQVTVSGNVKDASGLALPGVTIVEKETTNGTVTNMDGNYSINVSSANAVLKISFIGMKSQEIIVAGQTSINITMEEETIGLAEVVAVGYQVQRKADLTGAIEVVEMETIENVSLSSGNPMQALQGRVPGLYIEKTGSPSGTNSRILIRGENTLGNNDPLYIIDGVPTKRPEVFQGLSAGSIVSVQVLKDASASSIYGARASNGVVIVTTKNGAKQDGKINVQFNSNVSIQTEKPQRFDMVNAVDRGRALWQASVNDGVDPASGYGEIYNFDWNGDFNNPVLNSVSVQPYVGGDTNVPAGDTDWQDETYETGFVINNDLTISGGTDKSSVLMNLGYIKNTGMLKYTNYDRLTARINAQTKMFDDKFRTGMNVQVVSSNETLETPDLGSAPTPGLAVTLAPTIPVYTSTGEYAGPIGSGYSDRNNPVFMQYINRWDNTNRSYLFGNAYAEIELIKNLVVRTNVGIDYSMVKDKDIEQSFTNGFIARSVNSLTNYNSQFTSVTWSNTASYKLEVGQSNFSFLLGVESVGDDFKDFTGYKEGFSSQTEDFFVLSAGTSNGNSFGTAASSRLFSQFGKIDYNFANKYLASFTLRRDGSSRFGDENRYGYFPAATFGWRLTEENFLKDVDYLSNLKFRAGWGSVGNQDVGEYASLGLYEPRYGALASQVASINHNDFFDQYWNVGTAYSLSGADSGNLPSGFVSVQGANPALRWETTKELNIGIDFGFFDSKLIGAFDVFTRTTSDILIQPPVASALGEGQKQFLNGATQKNKGWEFAVGYRSETKNDFSYDINLGLSHFVDKITELPEEVRTAYPGNAEQTIIGHSSRSIFGYVTDGLFQNQAEVDAHASQVGAAPGRIRYKDLNNDGTIDALDQDFLGTTLPDLEYSLRVDLNYKNFDFSMFGSGVAGKTGYDIYTQYNDFVRSRDNVGPGVFRAWTPQNTSSTVPALSLSDNNNEARSSDYYNVNASYFKLRNVQLGYTFNEAFTNRIRLEKLRVYCMADNLFWIKSSDFQGPDPERIDVNSIPIPTSISFGVNVTL, from the coding sequence ATGATGAAAAACGAAAAATTAAAAAGGATTGCTAGTGGAATAATAATTATTCTTCTATGTGTGTTTTCAACTTCAACATTTGCGCAGCAGGTAACTGTTTCGGGAAATGTAAAAGACGCCTCGGGCTTAGCACTGCCCGGAGTTACAATTGTTGAAAAAGAAACAACAAATGGTACCGTCACGAATATGGATGGTAACTATTCAATTAACGTATCAAGTGCCAATGCCGTTTTGAAAATCTCTTTTATAGGGATGAAATCGCAGGAGATTATTGTTGCCGGACAAACCAGCATTAACATTACAATGGAGGAAGAAACAATCGGTCTTGCAGAAGTTGTGGCAGTTGGTTACCAGGTTCAACGAAAAGCCGACTTAACCGGTGCAATCGAAGTGGTTGAAATGGAAACCATCGAGAATGTGAGTTTAAGCTCGGGTAATCCGATGCAGGCTTTACAAGGCAGGGTTCCCGGACTTTACATCGAAAAAACAGGTTCTCCATCAGGAACAAACAGCCGCATTCTTATACGTGGTGAAAACACTTTGGGGAATAATGATCCACTTTACATTATTGATGGTGTACCTACAAAACGACCAGAGGTGTTTCAGGGCCTGAGCGCAGGATCTATCGTTTCGGTACAGGTGTTGAAAGATGCATCAGCTTCTTCCATTTACGGAGCCAGAGCATCAAACGGAGTTGTGATTGTTACCACAAAAAACGGGGCTAAGCAAGACGGGAAAATCAACGTTCAGTTTAACTCAAATGTGTCAATTCAAACCGAAAAACCACAGCGCTTTGACATGGTAAATGCTGTTGACAGAGGAAGAGCTTTGTGGCAGGCTTCTGTTAACGATGGTGTTGATCCTGCAAGCGGTTATGGTGAGATTTACAATTTTGACTGGAACGGAGATTTTAACAATCCGGTTTTAAACAGTGTAAGTGTTCAACCTTATGTTGGTGGCGATACAAATGTGCCTGCTGGTGATACCGACTGGCAGGATGAAACCTACGAAACCGGTTTTGTTATCAACAACGACCTGACCATTTCCGGAGGAACTGATAAATCTTCTGTTCTGATGAACCTGGGATACATTAAAAATACGGGTATGTTAAAATATACCAATTACGACCGTTTAACAGCACGTATTAATGCCCAGACAAAAATGTTCGACGATAAATTTCGTACAGGAATGAATGTTCAGGTTGTTTCTTCAAATGAAACATTGGAAACTCCCGACCTTGGTAGTGCACCAACTCCTGGGCTTGCCGTTACACTGGCACCTACAATTCCGGTTTATACCAGCACAGGTGAATATGCCGGTCCGATAGGATCTGGTTATTCCGATCGAAACAATCCGGTATTTATGCAATACATTAACCGTTGGGACAATACCAATCGTTCTTATTTATTTGGGAATGCTTATGCCGAAATTGAACTCATTAAGAATTTAGTAGTGCGTACAAATGTCGGCATTGATTATTCAATGGTAAAAGATAAAGACATTGAACAAAGTTTTACCAATGGATTTATTGCGCGTTCGGTTAATAGCCTCACCAATTATAATAGCCAGTTTACAAGCGTTACCTGGTCGAATACTGCAAGTTATAAACTTGAAGTGGGCCAAAGCAATTTTTCATTCCTATTGGGAGTTGAGTCGGTTGGCGATGATTTTAAAGATTTTACAGGTTACAAAGAAGGTTTTTCATCACAAACTGAAGACTTTTTTGTTTTAAGTGCAGGTACCAGCAACGGTAATAGTTTTGGAACTGCAGCTTCCAGTCGTTTATTCTCACAATTTGGAAAAATCGATTACAACTTTGCCAACAAATATTTGGCTTCATTTACCTTACGCCGCGATGGTTCATCCCGATTTGGTGACGAAAATCGTTACGGATATTTTCCTGCTGCAACATTTGGTTGGAGATTAACAGAAGAGAACTTTTTGAAAGATGTTGATTACTTATCGAATTTGAAATTCAGAGCTGGTTGGGGAAGTGTAGGAAACCAGGATGTTGGAGAATACGCAAGCCTTGGTTTGTACGAACCTCGTTACGGTGCTTTGGCGAGTCAGGTTGCATCCATCAATCATAACGACTTTTTCGACCAGTATTGGAATGTAGGTACAGCCTATTCGTTAAGTGGTGCCGATTCAGGAAATCTTCCTTCGGGCTTTGTATCTGTTCAGGGAGCAAATCCGGCACTGAGATGGGAAACAACTAAAGAACTGAATATTGGTATCGATTTCGGATTTTTTGATAGTAAGTTAATTGGTGCTTTTGATGTGTTTACACGTACTACTTCCGATATTTTAATTCAACCACCGGTAGCATCGGCTTTAGGCGAAGGACAAAAACAATTTTTAAATGGTGCTACCCAGAAAAACAAAGGTTGGGAATTTGCAGTGGGATACCGAAGCGAAACCAAAAATGATTTCTCGTACGATATTAATCTTGGCTTGAGTCATTTTGTAGATAAAATTACCGAATTACCGGAAGAAGTAAGAACTGCTTATCCTGGAAATGCAGAGCAAACAATTATCGGACATTCCAGTCGCTCAATATTTGGTTATGTTACCGACGGATTGTTCCAAAACCAGGCTGAAGTTGATGCACACGCCTCGCAGGTTGGTGCTGCCCCCGGTAGAATCAGATACAAAGATTTGAATAATGATGGAACAATCGATGCCCTGGATCAGGATTTTCTTGGAACTACACTTCCTGATTTGGAATATAGTTTAAGGGTAGATTTAAACTACAAAAACTTTGATTTTTCTATGTTCGGTTCAGGTGTAGCAGGAAAAACCGGTTATGATATTTATACCCAGTACAATGATTTTGTGCGTAGCCGCGATAATGTTGGCCCTGGTGTATTTCGTGCATGGACTCCCCAAAATACAAGTTCAACTGTGCCTGCTTTAAGTTTGTCGGATAATAATAACGAAGCCAGGTCGTCTGATTATTACAATGTGAATGCCTCTTATTTTAAACTTCGAAATGTGCAATTAGGCTACACCTTTAACGAAGCGTTTACCAATAGAATCAGGCT
- a CDS encoding substrate-binding domain-containing protein, translating into MPKKLTILFLFTLLFLSFDLSSKEKYLIGFSQCGQRDNWRLTMEAEMTRELLFHPDLSIIIKQALDDSETQVKQIEELVNMGIDLLIVSPNEINPVQQAIEKVYQKGIPVILIDRRIDSENFTAYIGGNNYEIGEFAAEYIAGKLNFKGEVLEIQGALTTSPATERSKGFNDALNKYPNIKNVFKIHSFWTDNIVSDSLPSGFKQHPNIKAIFAFNDGLAVDADQVLKKLAKRSDITIVGVDGLPTLGGGIEMVENGILTATIIYPTGGKESIQRASQILHKETFEKYSSLSTTIVDNSNVKITRHQFQNIQELQDDINKSMNMLKILNGRYHVQQFLLFVLIVLFTVMIVFLVMYLSANKKLKRSNIDLEKQKNEISTQNTELMRLGRELEEATQAQLRFFTNISHEFRTPLTLILGPLENLIDSADFPGRFKNQVSMMHRNSLRLLHMINQIMDFRKIENNKMRLQAANYDIVAFLREIVEPFLDLAERKQISILFDTEKSSLNAWFDLDKLDKVLFNLLSNAIKFTPVNGIIKISLKVSKPTTNKLWDEEIEIKVSDTGSGIPLHQVKHIFDRFYQAQSSFGFMGTGLGLSLSKEFVTLHHGEIKVESTEGKGTSFIIQLPLGHTHLQASEKIEIPDTRSKKQKIQRSDEIDFTPDLSAKKKNTVVDFSEKQVVLLVEDEKDVREFVRDSLIEYYTIREAENGKKALNIIREEEPDLIISDIMMPEMDGLDLTRTLKNDLKTCHIPIILLTAKASQEQKFEGLEDGADSYIPKPFNSKHLQIRVKKLLELRMKMQERYKGQLMVEDDDDNLSRLDRKFLNKISRIVEERLEKEELTVEELSQLIGLSRVHVYRKIKKLTGMSVSEFVRSVKLKLSLNLIKTSGKTISEIAYEVGFSSPSYFTKCFKDQFGILPSEYAQKK; encoded by the coding sequence ATGCCGAAGAAATTGACCATTCTATTTCTATTCACGCTGTTGTTTTTATCGTTCGATCTTTCTTCAAAGGAAAAATACTTAATCGGATTTTCGCAATGCGGGCAAAGAGATAACTGGCGTCTAACAATGGAAGCTGAGATGACCCGGGAATTGCTATTTCATCCCGATTTATCAATAATCATAAAACAAGCCTTAGATGACAGTGAGACACAAGTAAAACAGATTGAAGAACTGGTTAACATGGGCATCGACCTTTTAATTGTTTCTCCCAACGAGATAAATCCGGTACAACAAGCAATTGAAAAAGTATATCAGAAAGGAATACCGGTTATTCTGATTGATAGACGTATTGATTCGGAAAACTTTACAGCATACATAGGGGGAAACAATTATGAGATAGGAGAATTTGCAGCAGAATACATCGCCGGAAAATTAAATTTCAAGGGAGAAGTTCTGGAAATTCAGGGAGCACTAACAACATCTCCGGCAACAGAAAGAAGCAAAGGATTTAATGATGCCCTGAACAAATATCCTAACATAAAGAACGTATTCAAAATTCATTCATTCTGGACTGATAATATTGTTTCTGACAGTTTGCCATCCGGATTCAAACAACATCCCAATATCAAAGCCATATTTGCTTTTAACGATGGTCTGGCTGTTGATGCGGACCAAGTACTGAAAAAGCTTGCAAAACGATCCGATATAACAATTGTTGGAGTAGACGGACTACCAACTCTTGGCGGAGGAATTGAAATGGTTGAAAATGGAATTTTAACTGCAACAATAATTTATCCGACCGGAGGAAAGGAATCAATACAAAGAGCTTCACAAATTCTTCATAAAGAAACATTTGAAAAATACAGTTCACTTTCTACAACAATTGTCGATAATTCAAATGTGAAGATTACCCGCCATCAATTTCAAAATATACAGGAACTTCAGGATGATATAAACAAATCAATGAACATGCTTAAAATATTAAATGGAAGATACCATGTTCAACAGTTCCTTCTGTTTGTTTTAATCGTTCTGTTTACCGTAATGATTGTATTTCTCGTTATGTACCTTTCTGCTAATAAAAAACTAAAAAGGTCTAATATTGATCTGGAAAAACAAAAAAATGAAATATCGACACAAAACACGGAACTTATGAGATTAGGACGTGAGTTGGAAGAAGCTACACAAGCCCAACTTCGATTTTTTACCAATATTTCCCATGAATTCAGAACTCCTCTTACGCTCATTTTAGGTCCGCTGGAAAATTTGATTGACTCCGCAGATTTCCCGGGACGTTTTAAAAACCAGGTTTCGATGATGCACCGCAACTCACTTCGGCTTTTGCACATGATCAATCAAATAATGGATTTTAGAAAAATAGAAAACAATAAAATGAGATTGCAGGCGGCAAATTACGACATTGTTGCTTTTTTGCGCGAAATTGTTGAACCCTTTTTAGACCTGGCCGAAAGAAAGCAAATTTCCATCTTGTTTGACACTGAAAAAAGTAGTTTAAACGCTTGGTTCGACCTCGACAAACTGGACAAAGTTTTGTTTAACCTGCTTTCAAATGCAATTAAATTCACTCCGGTAAACGGAATCATAAAAATCAGTCTTAAAGTTTCTAAACCTACTACAAATAAGCTTTGGGATGAAGAAATAGAAATTAAAGTTTCGGATACCGGCAGTGGTATTCCGCTCCATCAGGTTAAGCATATTTTCGATCGTTTTTACCAGGCTCAAAGTTCATTCGGGTTTATGGGAACAGGTTTAGGCCTTTCACTTTCAAAAGAATTTGTAACCCTCCATCACGGCGAAATAAAGGTTGAAAGTACCGAAGGAAAAGGCACAAGTTTTATTATTCAACTGCCCTTGGGCCATACACATCTTCAAGCTTCCGAAAAAATTGAAATTCCTGATACCCGTTCTAAAAAACAGAAGATTCAACGAAGTGATGAAATTGATTTCACTCCTGACTTAAGTGCTAAAAAGAAAAACACTGTTGTTGATTTTTCTGAAAAACAGGTTGTTCTGTTGGTTGAAGATGAAAAAGATGTGCGTGAATTTGTAAGAGATAGCTTAATAGAATATTACACTATTCGGGAAGCAGAAAACGGGAAAAAGGCCTTGAATATAATTCGGGAAGAAGAACCCGATTTGATTATTAGCGATATTATGATGCCTGAAATGGATGGGCTCGATTTAACACGTACACTAAAGAATGATCTGAAAACCTGCCACATACCTATTATTTTATTAACAGCAAAAGCCTCGCAGGAACAGAAATTTGAAGGATTGGAAGATGGTGCCGATTCGTATATACCAAAACCCTTTAACAGCAAACATTTGCAAATTAGGGTAAAGAAGCTGCTCGAACTTCGAATGAAAATGCAGGAACGTTACAAAGGTCAGCTAATGGTTGAAGACGACGATGATAATCTTTCCCGTCTCGACCGCAAGTTCTTGAATAAGATTTCGAGAATTGTGGAAGAACGCCTCGAAAAAGAAGAGTTGACTGTGGAAGAATTGAGCCAGTTGATAGGACTTTCGAGAGTACATGTTTACAGAAAAATTAAAAAACTTACGGGAATGTCTGTCAGTGAATTTGTGCGTTCTGTAAAACTAAAACTGTCGTTAAACCTTATAAAAACCAGTGGTAAAACCATTTCAGAAATTGCCTACGAAGTTGGTTTTTCGTCACCATCTTATTTCACAAAATGTTTTAAAGATCAGTTTGGTATTTTGCCAAGCGAATATGCACAAAAAAAATAA